CCATTGGTTCCACATCGAAACTACTCACCGAATCCATCGGCGAGCGTGTGGCGCTCAAAACTAAGGGCATAAAGAACAAGTTCGATAAGAATTTCAGCACGATCAGCAGTGAGACGGCACAACGTTTGCGTAGCGTCGGTAAAAACTTCAATACAAACTTCACGCTGACCAAAAAGGAGAAGGACAAAGAGAAGGAGAAGGCCACAGCGCAATTCCACACGGAACGTCCACAAACACTGCCACCCAACGATCAGGTCTTCGGCTCCATCTCCTTCACAAGCCCATTGAATCACAAAACCGACGGCGTTGAAGATCTGTCCGCCAGCGCCGCTGATTGCTCATATGATTTGCCGCGTAATTTAAGAGCGGCGCGCAGCGATTTGGATCTACCCGCGCCACCATCTTATGAAGACGCCCTCAAAACTGCGCCACAAACATCATTCGCACGTAACGCACCCATTAGTAAGTCGGTGATGGTGCCCAAACATATAGCCGCTGAGGCGGCCAGTGTGGCGCTGAAGAAGCAACGCAGCAATACGAGTCTGCAAAATGTCACAGAGGAGACACATGCAACGGACAACAGTTCAGTTGGCACTTCGCGCGACTCAATGGATTTACCATCGCCGCCAATGCCCAACTTTCCAGCGCCGACGTTGCCGAAAGAAGTGGTGGCCGAGATTTCGGATGGACTGTATGGCAAACTCAAGCCCATACAGCCACCACAACGGCTGAAGCGACGTAAGAATTATGAAGAAATACAACTGCGACGTGCGCTGGACACCCCATCACCGGTCGGTGGCGCCTCCTTACGTCCAAATGTTGATTCGGTTGAGCTGCAACAATTGAATATGGAAGCTGCAGCTGCGGAACGCGAAGAATCTATGTTGTTGCACAAACAGATACTTGCCGCCGAGCGGCGTATGCCGAATCCCGACCGCAGTGACTCTTGGGAGTATATCGCTGATAGTGTGGAGGAGAGCGTGTGCTCAACACCAGAGCCGGTATATGCCAACGAGGATGCCACCTATGGTAGGGTATTCGAAATGGCCACAAGCAGCAAATCAGCAGCGACACAAGCAAATAGAAACTACGAAAATACCACGATTAGCAGACCTTCGACATCGCGTATGCAGGCAAATAATTTTGGCCATACGAAAACTGCCGAGGTGGAAGGCGCAGTTGGCGGTTGTATGGCAGCACCTGTCGAAATTATACAAGAATTCGATCCGCTTTCCAGTCGCAAAGCCGCCACAATCTGCAACTCAGATAAAAGCAATCAGCTCTTGCTTTTGGAGCATCTGCTCGAGGAGGATATATACGGCACAGTTTCGGGAGATCAAGTGAAATCCGATGACGATGTTAGCATGTGTACATCAGAGGAAGACAATCAGACTGCGGTTACCGGCACCACAACGGCTATAGTGTCGCAGCAGCCAGCCACAGTGGTGCTGCCTACACCGAGCAACAAGCCCACCACCACAAACAGCGTCAGAGATTCTCAAATACAGATTGTGCATCAAAACGCACAGCTGCTCTCGGAGAGCATGGAAAACATGCTGGACGATGAGGAGGAACGCGTGCGACCCTACTTAAGCCGAGTTGAGGAACAACCCGCAAGCGGCAGTAACGTAGACTTATCCCGCAGTGGCGATAATCGCACACAATGGTTCGTGCAGGACaacaataaagaaaacaatGAGCAGCAAAGACGTAATCCCTTCAACAAGCTGAATATCGTCGGCGATGGTCCACCATCCTATTTGGAAGCTATTGGCGCTGATGGCCGTCCACCATTCACGCCTAACGAACAAAAATCACGTGCGTCACGTTTCATGAACACAGTTAATGTATTCTCCACCAATGTTAAACAACGCGTCGGTGCGATCACGCGTAAGAGCAGTTTCAAAATGGCACCCAAATCGGATGTGAAGGTTACGCTACAGATGGTGCCACGCCCCACACTCTCGCCAATGCTCGTGCGTTACGAGGGACCGTTGATACGTTTTCCATCCGGTGTTGTAGAAGATATACTGAAAGAGATGCAAAATCGTAAGGCCATACTGCGCGATCGCCAATTTCAAACATTCCTCGATCAGGAGATGAAGACACCCAAAGAAACCATACCACTCGATTGCATTACGACTTTGCAGTGTGTAAGCAATAGTCGTGTAACTGATAATTCGACACATTTCTATTGCTTTGAAATTACCACAGCAATTCCGAAGAATCAATCGAATTCGGGTAATGTGCAGGCAATGTCGAATCCGAATCTGGTTATGACGAGTACCTCGTCGGGCAACTGCAAGCATCAGCGTGTGGCACATCTGTATGGTGTGAGCAAGGAATCAGAACGGTAAGTAGAAAAGAAGataaagaaagagagagagactgaactgtttttaaaatttttgtttttacccCTCAGCGGCATTTGGATGCAAAAGTTGTTAGAAAGCCTAACCAATACCATACCACCGAAATATCTCTGCCATTACTATCGTGCCGGTTGGTGTTATCTGAAGAACTCAATAACCTCCGAGTGGAGCGGCACTTGGTTAGTGCTGAAGAAGAATCAAAGACGTTTGATATTCGTAAGTGAAGCTGCCGGAAATCTGGAGAAAATGGATCTACGCAAAGCGCGCTGCATAGGTAAGTAGATGAAGACAGAGTTgaactttttctttattataaacTCCTTCTTTTAGTGCTCAAAGACAGCGATGAAACGATACGCAACTTACACGTCGAGTCTGGTCCGACGCTTATGATAGACTGTCCACCATTTACAGTATATATGATTATGTCCTCACCCCGCGAAACTAAAATTTGGCGTCACATCATCCGCGAGGTGGCACACAATAATGGCTTCTCGCTGATCGATCAACAATTAACTAAATTCAATGTTCCCGTTATTGTGGATAAATGCATCAATTTCGTTTATATACACGGTTCCATGTCGGAGGGTATTTATCGCAAATCCGGCTCCGAAAATTCCATATTAAAGCTATTATCTGCCTTCCGTGCCGACGCCTTTAATGTCGAGATCACACGAAACGAATATAACGAACACGATGTGGCTAACGTCTTGAAGCGTTTCATGCGCGATCTGCCTGAACGTTTGATGGGTAAACTCTCCGAGAGCTTTATGTGTGTGACTGAACTCACGAAAGCGTCGGAGAAGATACAAGCGTACAAAGAACTCTTAGCACGTCTGAGTGTGATCGAACGTGAGACACTGAAGAAAATTGTCGGACATTTGGCATTTATAAGCTCACAGAAAACGAAGAACAAGATGAGTACGAAAAATCTGACAATGATTTGGGGTCCGACGCTGTTACAAAATCACGTAAGCACTTAAATTCCTTGGGCTTTGTGGATAAACTTGGTTATAAGTCaaactattttcatttttttaccgATCAGCATCAGCAAGAGGAAATGGTTTACTCACAGAAGGAGGCTGATGTCTTGACTGATCTAATAAcactttacaaaaatttatttcctttgaCGCCGGAGGAGATGGTAAGTTTTCTTTTTGACTTTAGTtccacattttattaaaaatactattATTATAGAAAAAGGAGCAAGAAATGCTGATGTGCTTGCAGAAATACTATGCGGCCGCAGAAACGATGGCAGACTCTGTGAAAAAGTCAGGCGATTTGAAGATGTGGGTGGTTCTAAATGCCAAACCAGAGCTTACAAATGAGGTAAGTGTTAGATTATATCTAGAGTTGGGAAGTTGTTGGTGTGAAAAAGAAGATAATATGAGTTGTCAGTTGGAGAATTAGtcctcaattttttattaataagtaggtttaggttaggtttggtTATACTGAACGACTGCTAGGACATACAGAGGTGGTCTTCAGATGTTCATTTTAATTCGAGCTGTAGTATTCGTCACACAGGATTTTAATACCTTTTACAAACTTTCACACAGACTTGACatctaattttgatacttcaactagtcccttgaactgcgaagctcctagatatATAAGACGAGTTTTAGATAAGTTTGGACAGAAGCAGCGTCTGTCTTTTAACTACTTCTATTCATTTACAGAATGTCTGATCGTTATTAATACCCATTCAGCTCGCATGCCGGTGCCTATGGGGCCCTTGTTCCATCTCACTGTGCTCCGTCTGTCAGCGCTTTTAGAAATATCATTATGTATGGTTTTTAGGGACTTACGTATTTAAAGTACGGTTCGATAGCCAGACGAATGACACTATTGGGAATCTCAACAGCTATTTTGTTTCCACTAAATCTGCTGCCTCCCTGCTTTTAAGGACATTCTCTGACGCAATGTGATGGGAGATTATTGCCTTATTTGTTACTTGACTCTCAATGTACATGTATATTGATCTTCTTTATGTTGTTCCTGCCGCAGAAAGAATTGTCTGAGCTCCAACTCCGAGCAATAGATCCCTTAATAAATTTCGGCATCCACTCCATTACTTCATTTATGATCCATCTGAGTAGATGTTGCTCGTCCCGAAAGGTTGTTGCAACTTAGATCTCGTGTATCCTCAAAGTACCTTGAGCTCTATAAACCTATTTTGAGTTAACTTGGTTGAAGATATTTCAGATTCTGATATCGCAAAGATATAATTGTCAAGATGGACGTATTGAGATGATTTTGGCTCGTGTTCTTCTTCAAAAAAAAGATCTCGACATCTAGACAacagtattttcaacctttatTTAATGCCTAAGCTTTATCGGGCTCGAGAATCTCACTTAAAGCCTAGGTATTCATATTATTGACCATATAACTCGGTTTGATTAGTATGCATTGGAGGCGTGTAAGTCTTTTTTATGGtcaatttgtgtttattttcttGCTTTGTCATTTTTATTGCCCAAAAGTTATGGTTGAGGTTTGGCTAGAGCTGTTAATCGGGTAACTAAGCGGGAACGCGATACCACATCCATAGTTGACGTAACTCCAAAGAATAGTAATTTTCTGTTTCTCCATTTCATAGATTAATaacgaattttgaattttttgtacaGGAAAAGGATCAGGTCAATGTCACAATCACACCCACCCGCACCGCCTACGACATCTGCCGCGAGCTAGCGCCCAAAATGCATATGTCCACCCACCAAGTATCCCTGCACGAAGTCATTTTGAACGATTGTTTAGAGCGTCCACTACACCATGACACAAAAGTATTCGACGTCGTGCTCAATTGGTCCTACTGGCCCGAGGATGATCGCAAAAACAATTATCTCGTTGTCAAGCCGATCGATACGCTGCGCGAAGTACAACGTGCCGTTAAAAATCTGGCAACCGTGACACCCGGCAAAGAGCTGAAATTCGCCGATAATCGCACGAAGTCCTTCAAATCATTGCTGTGCGAGCTACGCGACGGCAAAATTGTGATATcgaaaaaagacaaaaatgaCAAAACCACCATTGTGCGTGAGATCTTCTTGCACAGCACCACAGCGTATTTGGGCTTTGAGAAGAAACGCGACTTTCCATGGAGCTGGGCCATCACATTCGTCGAGCGCACGCAAACGCAGATTTTGAGGTTAGTTTGTGGTTAGTTTTTGGTTATATAGGGTAAAGTTTTGGGTAGTTTAAattgaaagttatttttattattttatttttatttttttttatatctttaattttttgtattttttcatgtatttttttatattttttgttttttttttaattttcttgtagATCACGCGATTCACCCTTCATTGGTCATGTGCTAGCAGGCAGCGAGTGGGTCGACCGCACGATCTGGTACTCCAGCATTTGGTATAGCTTGTATGGCGACAATATACTGCCACCGGCGGAAATTATTCTCAAGTAGCTGCAgtgcaataatatttaataataaatttttttctattgcgTAAATAGGTTAGCAGTATAGGTTATTTAGTTAGTTTATGCATTTATGCTTAGTGAAGTACGCTTAACTGTAATGAAACGCCATCATTTAGTAACTGCACTTCATTTGCGATTTATTGAGCATttccatttgcattttttctttaacaaaacaGTTATTTCATGCATTTGTATTTGCCTGTGTgcattgtaaaataattttcatttaagtttctaatatc
The DNA window shown above is from Bactrocera tryoni isolate S06 chromosome 4, CSIRO_BtryS06_freeze2, whole genome shotgun sequence and carries:
- the LOC120774204 gene encoding uncharacterized protein LOC120774204 isoform X2 — encoded protein: MEQEDSCRPVPAPRRLYPELRKTDYENVTVELINKNLNINSENIHTVTNCTEKVPNNKIFFGTHSDQEDAGSVGTRKSILTETNDLYGPNANEEVTAAPIYATPTPAPRPRKPQNTDFENANSIYENTALRSPSPKTPSLYPQLPRATGAISKETSPNTSTASSPSNNRSAMRKAPDLPPKTYLSVERERANRAQRYSIGSEVSTTSSYNVTMDGGGSAFGERSFSGSYKQKSASNATLNSSLDGSNESGDNAKFKSPSPGELLKSIGSTSKLLTESIGERVALKTKGIKNKFDKNFSTISSETAQRLRSVGKNFNTNFTLTKKEKDKEKEKATAQFHTERPQTLPPNDQVFGSISFTSPLNHKTDGVEDLSASAADCSYDLPRNLRAARSDLDLPAPPSYEDALKTAPQTSFARNAPISKSVMVPKHIAAEAASVALKKQRSNTSLQNVTEETHATDNSSVGTSRDSMDLPSPPMPNFPAPTLPKEVVAEISDGLYGKLKPIQPPQRLKRRKNYEEIQLRRALDTPSPVGGASLRPNVDSVELQQLNMEAAAAEREESMLLHKQILAAERRMPNPDRSDSWEYIADSVEESVCSTPEPVYANEDATYGRVFEMATSSKSAATQANRNYENTTISRPSTSRMQANNFGHTKTAEVEGAVGGCMAAPVEIIQEFDPLSSRKAATICNSDKSNQLLLLEHLLEEDIYGTVSGDQVKSDDDVSMCTSEEDNQTAVTGTTTAIVSQQPATVVLPTPSNKPTTTNSVRDSQIQIVHQNAQLLSESMENMLDDEEERVRPYLSRVEEQPASGSNVDLSRSGDNRTQWFVQDNNKENNEQQRRNPFNKLNIVGDGPPSYLEAIGADGRPPFTPNEQKSRASRFMNTVNVFSTNVKQRVGAITRKSSFKMAPKSDVKVTLQMVPRPTLSPMLVRYEGPLIRFPSGVVEDILKEMQNRKAILRDRQFQTFLDQEMKTPKETIPLDCITTLQCVSNSRVTDNSTHFYCFEITTAIPKNQSNSGNVQAMSNPNLVMTSTSSGNCKHQRVAHLYGVSKESERGIWMQKLLESLTNTIPPKYLCHYYRAGWCYLKNSITSEWSGTWLVLKKNQRRLIFVSEAAGNLEKMDLRKARCIVLKDSDETIRNLHVESGPTLMIDCPPFTVYMIMSSPRETKIWRHIIREVAHNNGFSLIDQQLTKFNVPVIVDKCINFVYIHGSMSEGIYRKSGSENSILKLLSAFRADAFNVEITRNEYNEHDVANVLKRFMRDLPERLMGKLSESFMCVTELTKASEKIQAYKELLARLSVIERETLKKIVGHLAFISSQKTKNKMSTKNLTMIWGPTLLQNHHQQEEMVYSQKEADVLTDLITLYKNLFPLTPEEMKKEQEMLMCLQKYYAAAETMADSVKKSGDLKMWVVLNAKPELTNEEKDQVNVTITPTRTAYDICRELAPKMHMSTHQVSLHEVILNDCLERPLHHDTKVFDVVLNWSYWPEDDRKNNYLVVKPIDTLREVQRAVKNLATVTPGKELKFADNRTKSFKSLLCELRDGKIVISKKDKNDKTTIVREIFLHSTTAYLGFEKKRDFPWSWAITFVERTQTQILRSRDSPFIGHVLAGSEWVDRTIWYSSIWYSLYGDNILPPAEIILK
- the LOC120774204 gene encoding uncharacterized protein LOC120774204 isoform X1, with amino-acid sequence MEQEDSCRPVPAPRRLYPELRKTDYENVTVELINKNLNINSENIHTVTNCTEKVPNNKIFFGTHSDQEDAGSVGTRKSILTETNDLYGPNANEEVTAAPIYATPTPAPRPRKPQNTDFENANSIYENTALRSPSPKTPSLYPQLPRATGAISKETSPNTSTASSPSNNRSAMRKAPDLPPKTYLSVERERANRAQRYSIGSEVSTTSSYNVTMDGGGSAFGERSFSGSYKQKSASNATLNSSLDGSNESGDNAKFKSPSPGYVSDVGGKCNLNRYVSHNASDISAHDDDYDVDDDVEVDIAFDSDDSGRNNNTNSNQLNNQFTGIAAGNQTTNDKSAFTALTNAPDTNAIACNQTKVNNELLKSIGSTSKLLTESIGERVALKTKGIKNKFDKNFSTISSETAQRLRSVGKNFNTNFTLTKKEKDKEKEKATAQFHTERPQTLPPNDQVFGSISFTSPLNHKTDGVEDLSASAADCSYDLPRNLRAARSDLDLPAPPSYEDALKTAPQTSFARNAPISKSVMVPKHIAAEAASVALKKQRSNTSLQNVTEETHATDNSSVGTSRDSMDLPSPPMPNFPAPTLPKEVVAEISDGLYGKLKPIQPPQRLKRRKNYEEIQLRRALDTPSPVGGASLRPNVDSVELQQLNMEAAAAEREESMLLHKQILAAERRMPNPDRSDSWEYIADSVEESVCSTPEPVYANEDATYGRVFEMATSSKSAATQANRNYENTTISRPSTSRMQANNFGHTKTAEVEGAVGGCMAAPVEIIQEFDPLSSRKAATICNSDKSNQLLLLEHLLEEDIYGTVSGDQVKSDDDVSMCTSEEDNQTAVTGTTTAIVSQQPATVVLPTPSNKPTTTNSVRDSQIQIVHQNAQLLSESMENMLDDEEERVRPYLSRVEEQPASGSNVDLSRSGDNRTQWFVQDNNKENNEQQRRNPFNKLNIVGDGPPSYLEAIGADGRPPFTPNEQKSRASRFMNTVNVFSTNVKQRVGAITRKSSFKMAPKSDVKVTLQMVPRPTLSPMLVRYEGPLIRFPSGVVEDILKEMQNRKAILRDRQFQTFLDQEMKTPKETIPLDCITTLQCVSNSRVTDNSTHFYCFEITTAIPKNQSNSGNVQAMSNPNLVMTSTSSGNCKHQRVAHLYGVSKESERGIWMQKLLESLTNTIPPKYLCHYYRAGWCYLKNSITSEWSGTWLVLKKNQRRLIFVSEAAGNLEKMDLRKARCIVLKDSDETIRNLHVESGPTLMIDCPPFTVYMIMSSPRETKIWRHIIREVAHNNGFSLIDQQLTKFNVPVIVDKCINFVYIHGSMSEGIYRKSGSENSILKLLSAFRADAFNVEITRNEYNEHDVANVLKRFMRDLPERLMGKLSESFMCVTELTKASEKIQAYKELLARLSVIERETLKKIVGHLAFISSQKTKNKMSTKNLTMIWGPTLLQNHHQQEEMVYSQKEADVLTDLITLYKNLFPLTPEEMKKEQEMLMCLQKYYAAAETMADSVKKSGDLKMWVVLNAKPELTNEEKDQVNVTITPTRTAYDICRELAPKMHMSTHQVSLHEVILNDCLERPLHHDTKVFDVVLNWSYWPEDDRKNNYLVVKPIDTLREVQRAVKNLATVTPGKELKFADNRTKSFKSLLCELRDGKIVISKKDKNDKTTIVREIFLHSTTAYLGFEKKRDFPWSWAITFVERTQTQILRSRDSPFIGHVLAGSEWVDRTIWYSSIWYSLYGDNILPPAEIILK